The following are encoded together in the Halopseudomonas salegens genome:
- a CDS encoding universal stress protein, whose amino-acid sequence MLNHLLLPIDLQHPSSWETALPTAISLARQNHARLTLLSVTPNFGTTLVAGYFPKDFAEETRKALHDRLQVFVENHLPADLQSDFLVADGKVWEAILGSADKLGVDLIIMASHKRPKLERMLLGTNAMRVVQQAPQSVMIVRTPR is encoded by the coding sequence ATGCTCAATCATTTGCTGCTCCCCATTGATCTGCAGCACCCCAGTTCCTGGGAAACTGCCCTACCCACGGCCATTTCTCTGGCAAGACAGAATCACGCCCGACTGACACTACTGAGTGTCACACCGAATTTCGGTACCACACTGGTAGCCGGCTATTTCCCCAAAGATTTCGCCGAAGAAACGCGAAAAGCCCTGCACGACCGTCTGCAGGTATTTGTCGAAAACCACTTACCAGCCGACTTGCAGAGTGATTTTCTGGTTGCCGATGGCAAGGTCTGGGAAGCGATCCTGGGCAGTGCAGACAAGCTCGGCGTGGATCTGATTATCATGGCCTCGCACAAACGGCCAAAACTGGAGCGCATGTTGCTGGGTACCAATGCCATGCGAGTAGTGCAACAGGCACCGCAATCGGTGATGATCGTGCGCACCCCCCGGTGA
- the rnt gene encoding ribonuclease T produces MAYRFRGFLPVVVDVETGGFNAATDALLEIAATPILMDDEGMVYPDDTSFFRVEPFAGANIEAAALEFTGIKLDHPLRMAVSEQEALGEIFKQVRKAVKSAGCKRAVLVGHNAFFDLGFLNAAVERCEIKRNPFHPFSCFDTATLGGLAYGQTVLAKACAAAGIDFDGHEAHSARYDTEKTAELFCAIVNRWREMGGWPLD; encoded by the coding sequence ATGGCCTATCGCTTTCGTGGTTTTTTGCCGGTGGTGGTGGACGTGGAAACCGGCGGCTTCAATGCAGCGACCGACGCCCTGCTGGAAATTGCCGCCACGCCCATACTGATGGATGACGAGGGCATGGTCTACCCGGACGACACCAGCTTCTTCCGTGTGGAACCCTTTGCCGGCGCGAACATCGAAGCCGCTGCACTGGAGTTTACCGGGATCAAGCTGGACCACCCGCTACGCATGGCCGTCAGCGAACAGGAAGCACTCGGCGAGATCTTCAAGCAGGTACGCAAGGCGGTCAAATCCGCCGGATGCAAGCGTGCCGTGCTGGTTGGTCACAATGCCTTTTTCGATCTGGGTTTTCTCAATGCGGCGGTCGAACGCTGCGAGATCAAGCGCAATCCCTTCCATCCGTTTTCCTGCTTTGATACCGCTACCCTGGGTGGCCTGGCCTATGGGCAGACCGTGCTGGCCAAGGCCTGTGCTGCTGCGGGTATCGACTTTGACGGTCACGAAGCCCATTCGGCTCGCTATGACACGGAGAAGACCGCCGAGCTCTTCTGCGCCATCGTCAACCGTTGGCGCGAGATGGGTGGTTGGCCGCTGGACTGA
- a CDS encoding nitrate/nitrite transporter — protein MNKSFWQAGHTPTLFAAFLYFDLSFMVWYLLGPLAVQIATDLDLSAQERGMMVATPILAGAILRLLLGFLADRTSPKTAGIFGQVVVIVALLATWILGINSYHQALLLGLGLGFAGAAFAVALPLASQWYPAEHQGKAMGIAGAGNSGTVLAALFAPGLAYLFGWQNVFGLALIPLVATLIIFILVARNAPQRPKPKAAKDYLLALNDRDSWWFMFFYSVTFGGFIGLASALPGYFNDQYGLNPVIAGYYTAACVMAGSFMRPLGGALADRIGGIRSLLYMYAVAAFCIALVGLNLNSSYAALSLFVIAMLGLGAGNGAVFQLVPQRFYREIGVMTGLIGMAGGVGGFVLAAGLGAIKEHTGEYQLGLWLFAALGILALIGLSNIKRRWRTTWGSSSATSARV, from the coding sequence ATGAACAAAAGTTTCTGGCAGGCCGGCCATACCCCGACCTTGTTCGCCGCCTTTCTCTACTTCGACCTGAGTTTTATGGTCTGGTATTTACTCGGCCCTCTTGCGGTGCAGATCGCTACCGATCTGGATCTGAGCGCACAAGAACGGGGCATGATGGTCGCCACGCCCATCCTCGCTGGCGCCATACTGCGTTTGTTGCTTGGCTTTCTTGCAGACCGCACCTCACCCAAAACCGCCGGTATCTTTGGTCAGGTCGTGGTCATTGTTGCACTGCTGGCCACCTGGATACTCGGTATCAACAGTTACCACCAGGCGCTTCTGCTCGGCCTCGGCCTCGGCTTTGCCGGCGCCGCCTTTGCCGTAGCCCTGCCGCTGGCTTCACAGTGGTACCCCGCTGAACACCAGGGCAAAGCCATGGGCATCGCTGGCGCCGGCAATTCCGGCACCGTGCTGGCCGCTTTGTTTGCGCCCGGCCTGGCCTACCTGTTCGGCTGGCAAAATGTCTTCGGTCTGGCGCTGATTCCACTGGTGGCCACCCTGATCATTTTCATCCTGGTTGCACGCAACGCGCCACAACGCCCCAAGCCCAAGGCAGCCAAGGATTATCTGCTGGCATTGAACGACCGCGACAGCTGGTGGTTCATGTTTTTCTACAGCGTGACCTTTGGTGGTTTTATTGGTTTGGCCAGCGCCCTGCCCGGATATTTCAATGACCAGTACGGCCTGAACCCGGTGATTGCCGGTTATTACACCGCAGCCTGCGTGATGGCCGGTAGTTTTATGCGACCACTGGGTGGCGCACTGGCTGACCGTATCGGTGGTATTCGCTCACTGCTGTACATGTACGCAGTCGCAGCGTTCTGCATTGCGCTGGTTGGCTTGAATCTGAACAGCTCCTATGCGGCCCTGTCACTGTTCGTGATTGCCATGCTTGGCCTGGGTGCCGGCAACGGTGCTGTGTTCCAACTGGTTCCGCAACGCTTCTACCGTGAAATCGGCGTGATGACCGGCCTGATCGGTATGGCCGGCGGGGTTGGTGGATTCGTTCTGGCTGCCGGCCTTGGGGCCATCAAGGAACACACGGGAGAATATCAGCTCGGGCTGTGGTTGTTTGCGGCCCTGGGTATTCTGGCGCTGATTGGCCTGAGCAATATCAAACGTCGCTGGCGCACCACCTGGGGTTCGTCCTCAGCGACCTCGGCAAGGGTCTGA
- a CDS encoding argininosuccinate synthase, producing the protein MSDVKKVVLAYSGGLDTSVILKWLEDTYGCEVVTFTADLGQGEELEPARTKAEALGVKEIYIEDLREEFVRDFVFPMFRANTVYEGEYLLGTSIARPLIAKRLIEIANETGADAISHGATGKGNDQVRFELGAYALKPGVKVIAPWREWDLLSREKLMDYAEKHNIPIERHGKKKSPYSMDANLLHISYEGGVLEDTWTEHEEDMWRWTRSPETAPDTPTYLELTYRQGDIVAIDGKDLSPAQVLAELNRIGGENGIGRLDIVENRFVGMKSRGCYETPGGTIMLKAHRAIESITLDREVAHLKDELMPRYAEIIYNGFWWSPERAMLQQMIDASQTSVNGVVRLKLYKGNVIVVGRKSDDSLFDAAIATFEDDAGAYDQADAAGFIKLNALRMRIAASKGRKLL; encoded by the coding sequence ATGTCAGATGTAAAGAAAGTCGTCCTCGCCTACTCGGGCGGTCTGGATACCTCGGTCATTCTCAAGTGGCTGGAAGATACCTACGGTTGTGAAGTGGTGACTTTCACTGCTGATCTGGGCCAGGGCGAGGAGCTGGAGCCGGCGCGTACCAAGGCTGAAGCCCTGGGAGTAAAGGAGATTTACATCGAAGACCTGCGCGAAGAGTTCGTCCGTGATTTCGTGTTCCCGATGTTCCGTGCCAATACCGTCTACGAAGGCGAGTATCTGTTGGGCACGTCGATTGCCCGGCCGCTGATTGCCAAGCGTCTGATTGAAATTGCCAATGAAACCGGTGCCGATGCCATTTCCCATGGTGCTACCGGCAAGGGTAACGATCAGGTGCGCTTCGAGCTGGGTGCCTATGCGCTCAAGCCGGGCGTCAAGGTGATCGCTCCGTGGCGCGAATGGGACTTGTTGTCGCGCGAGAAGCTGATGGACTATGCCGAGAAGCACAATATTCCGATTGAGCGTCACGGCAAGAAGAAATCACCGTATTCCATGGATGCCAACCTGCTGCACATTTCCTATGAAGGCGGCGTGCTGGAAGATACCTGGACCGAACATGAAGAAGACATGTGGCGTTGGACCAGGTCGCCGGAAACTGCGCCAGACACCCCGACATACCTTGAGCTGACCTACCGCCAGGGTGACATTGTCGCTATCGACGGCAAGGATCTGAGCCCGGCTCAGGTATTGGCAGAACTTAACCGTATAGGTGGCGAGAACGGTATCGGTCGTCTGGATATCGTCGAGAACCGTTTTGTCGGCATGAAGTCACGCGGTTGCTACGAAACGCCCGGCGGCACCATCATGCTGAAAGCGCACCGCGCCATCGAGTCGATTACCCTGGATCGCGAAGTCGCACACCTGAAAGACGAGCTGATGCCGCGCTATGCCGAGATTATCTACAACGGCTTCTGGTGGAGCCCTGAACGCGCCATGTTGCAGCAGATGATTGATGCATCACAGACCAGCGTCAACGGTGTAGTGCGTCTGAAACTGTACAAGGGTAATGTCATTGTTGTCGGTCGCAAGTCTGATGATTCACTGTTCGATGCAGCCATCGCCACCTTTGAGGATGACGCTGGTGCCTACGACCAGGCTGACGCAGCGGGCTTTATCAAGCTGAATGCACTGCGTATGCGGATTGCTGCCAGCAAGGGACGCAAGCTGCTGTAA
- a CDS encoding TAXI family TRAP transporter solute-binding subunit, with translation MKRTTLAAVFSALLGGALLSSTPAVADQKFVTIGTGGQQGVYYRVGQSVCRLVNRGASEHGLRCNAPSTGGSVANVNTMRNESMYLGVVQSDVQYQASQGVGNFEQQGPMEEMRALFSLHGEPLTVVARKSANINELADLKGKRVNIGNPGSGQRNTMDVVMQYLDWTTDDFALASELTANEQAAALGDNNIDAMVYVVGHPNGSIQEATTTVDANLVNVTGEAIDQLVENYPYYSRATIPGGMYRGNDDDVDTFGVSATLVTTTATDDETVYQIVKAVFEDFDRFRRLHDAFANLEPESMIKDGLSAPLHDGAVRYYKERGWM, from the coding sequence ATGAAACGCACAACCCTCGCCGCTGTTTTTTCCGCCCTGCTGGGTGGCGCCCTGCTGAGTTCAACCCCGGCTGTCGCCGACCAGAAGTTCGTCACTATCGGCACCGGTGGCCAGCAAGGTGTTTATTACCGGGTCGGCCAGAGTGTTTGCCGCCTGGTCAACCGTGGTGCCAGCGAGCATGGCCTGCGCTGCAATGCACCGTCAACCGGCGGTTCGGTTGCCAACGTGAATACCATGCGCAATGAAAGCATGTATCTGGGTGTGGTGCAGTCGGATGTGCAATACCAGGCATCACAGGGCGTCGGCAATTTCGAGCAACAAGGTCCGATGGAAGAAATGCGTGCCCTGTTCTCACTGCACGGTGAGCCGCTGACCGTGGTCGCACGCAAGAGTGCGAACATCAACGAGCTGGCCGACCTTAAAGGCAAGCGAGTGAATATCGGCAACCCCGGATCGGGTCAGCGCAACACCATGGACGTGGTGATGCAGTACCTTGACTGGACCACCGATGACTTTGCTCTGGCCTCCGAGTTGACGGCCAATGAACAGGCTGCAGCGTTGGGTGACAACAATATCGATGCCATGGTCTATGTGGTTGGCCACCCCAACGGCTCGATTCAGGAAGCCACCACAACCGTCGATGCCAATCTGGTCAATGTGACGGGTGAGGCCATCGACCAGCTGGTGGAGAATTACCCTTACTACTCGCGCGCAACCATCCCCGGCGGCATGTACCGCGGCAATGATGACGATGTCGACACCTTCGGCGTCAGTGCCACCCTGGTAACGACTACTGCCACTGACGATGAAACCGTCTACCAGATCGTCAAGGCCGTGTTCGAGGACTTTGATCGTTTCCGTCGTCTGCATGATGCCTTTGCCAACCTGGAGCCGGAAAGCATGATCAAAGATGGCCTGAGCGCACCCCTGCATGACGGTGCCGTACGCTACTACAAGGAACGCGGCTGGATGTAA
- a CDS encoding flagellar protein MotY, which produces MNRWFSLLICSLALPVQALTFQTRMEDVQWSVDGDQFACRLAQTVSGYGEAVFVRRAGERPVFELNAWSNLLRPGRVHVYNQPPQWRPDARSQALGHAQVADNQPVVRVPQQQAGQMLAGLAQGMQPTILGDSWANATQPLQVVVSNVGYAAAWTEFQDCITGLLPMNFEQASNTTISFAAGGTALSGDAREVLDTVLVYLLADEDISGIQLDGHSDNVGNRLDNRELSRQRVLIVRDYLTERGVNEDLFNLRFHGERYPVASNQSAVGRAANRRVSLKLEK; this is translated from the coding sequence GTGAATCGATGGTTTTCCCTGCTGATATGCAGTCTGGCGTTACCGGTCCAGGCGCTGACATTCCAGACCCGCATGGAAGATGTGCAATGGTCGGTGGACGGTGATCAGTTTGCCTGCCGTCTGGCACAAACTGTCAGTGGCTATGGCGAAGCCGTGTTTGTTCGACGTGCCGGCGAGCGCCCCGTATTTGAATTGAACGCCTGGAGCAACCTTCTGCGTCCGGGGCGCGTGCACGTCTACAATCAACCGCCGCAGTGGCGACCTGATGCGCGCAGTCAGGCCCTGGGACATGCCCAGGTTGCTGATAACCAGCCGGTAGTGCGGGTTCCGCAACAACAGGCCGGACAGATGCTTGCCGGGCTGGCGCAAGGCATGCAGCCGACCATCCTGGGTGATAGTTGGGCCAATGCCACCCAGCCTTTGCAAGTCGTTGTGTCCAATGTGGGTTACGCTGCTGCCTGGACGGAGTTTCAGGATTGCATTACCGGTCTGCTGCCGATGAACTTCGAACAGGCATCCAATACCACCATCAGCTTTGCCGCTGGTGGTACGGCTCTGTCCGGCGACGCGCGCGAGGTGCTGGATACCGTGTTGGTCTATCTGTTGGCCGATGAAGACATCAGTGGCATTCAACTGGATGGCCATTCGGACAATGTCGGCAACCGCCTGGATAACCGTGAATTGTCACGTCAGCGGGTCTTGATCGTGCGCGATTACCTGACTGAACGCGGCGTCAACGAAGACCTGTTCAATCTGCGCTTTCATGGGGAGCGCTACCCGGTAGCCAGCAATCAGAGCGCTGTCGGGCGGGCGGCCAATCGCCGGGTCAGCCTCAAACTGGAAAAGTAG
- a CDS encoding ANTAR domain-containing response regulator, with product MRILLINDTEKKVGHLKTALTEAGFDVVAESGLAIDLPARVAACTPDVVLIDSDSPGRDVMEQVCLLTRDQPRPIVLFTDDHDPGVMRQAISSGVSAYIVEGVNSARLQPILDVAMARFETDQQYRAEIQAREQQLHERKRIEQAKGLLMNMKQCTEPEAYTLMRRQAMSRQQKLIDVAEQIIAMQELLGGSDA from the coding sequence ATGCGTATTCTGCTGATCAATGATACCGAGAAAAAAGTCGGTCATCTGAAAACCGCACTGACCGAAGCCGGCTTCGATGTCGTCGCAGAATCAGGTCTGGCCATTGACCTGCCCGCGCGAGTAGCCGCCTGCACGCCAGACGTGGTACTGATTGATAGTGATTCACCTGGCCGTGACGTGATGGAGCAGGTCTGCCTGCTGACTCGAGACCAACCCCGCCCGATTGTGTTGTTTACCGATGACCATGATCCCGGGGTGATGCGCCAGGCAATCAGTTCCGGAGTCAGCGCCTATATTGTTGAAGGGGTCAACAGCGCTCGCTTGCAGCCCATTCTGGATGTGGCCATGGCACGCTTTGAAACCGACCAGCAGTACCGCGCGGAAATTCAGGCCCGAGAACAGCAATTGCATGAACGCAAACGCATCGAACAAGCCAAGGGCCTGTTGATGAACATGAAACAATGCACAGAACCCGAGGCGTACACCCTCATGCGCCGGCAGGCAATGAGCCGCCAACAGAAACTGATTGATGTCGCCGAGCAAATCATTGCCATGCAGGAGCTGCTGGGAGGCAGCGACGCGTAG
- a CDS encoding TRAP transporter permease: MAKTDSTRQAELDALVASVESGPRQPAGLGKAILLTVAAVWSLFQLWIASPLPYVFSIGVFNSTEARSIHLAFAVFLGFIAFPALRRSPRQHIPLTDWLLALVASFCAAYLYLFYQQLAQRPGAPTTLDVVVALTGLLLLLEATRRTLGPPLMLVALVFLFYSLLGPHMPGILAHRGVGWESLANHHWLTTQGVFGIALGVSTSFVFLFVLFGALLEKAGAGNYFIKVAFSLLGHYRGGPAKAAVVASGMTGLISGSSIANTVTTGTFTIPLMKRVGFSAEKAGAVEVASSVNGQIMPPVMGAAAFLMVEFVGISYVEVIRHAFLPALISYIALIYIVHLEALKAGMQGIPSSNPPRPLIRKLIGFLTGLLLLMALSFAVYYGLGWLKPLLGAHAGWVVAAALALAYIGLLRLAAQVPELTLDDPNSPIDELPQTRPTVLAGLHFLLPVVVLVWCLMVERLSPGLSAFWATVFMIGIILTQRPLTALFRGDRPCRAAVRQGLDDFFQGLVTGARNMIGIGIATATAGIIVGAVAQTGIGLVLAEVVEWLSMGHLLLMLLLTAILSLILGMGLPTTANYIVVSALLAPVIVTLGQQNGLLVPLIAVHLFVFYFGIMADVTPPVGLASFAASAVSGGDPLRTGFQAFYYSLRTAALPFLFIFNTDLLLIDVSWLHGIMIFIVATAAMLIFAAATQGWFLVRSRWYESLLLLLVAFTLFRPGYWMDLIHDPYREVPPSELSAVMDRIDRDNYLRMEIAGVDEFGDPLQFFLLVPVPDGNSGPERMHNLGLELIEDDGRIIVDQVRFGSLGEELGFDWDQEIVQLLAPVDRWRKEWMWLPGLALLALVAGLQWKRRRLTRQGDSHAQSFAAPH; this comes from the coding sequence ATGGCCAAAACCGACAGCACGCGTCAGGCTGAACTGGATGCGCTGGTCGCCAGCGTCGAGTCAGGGCCGCGACAGCCCGCCGGGCTCGGCAAAGCCATTTTGTTGACCGTAGCCGCCGTCTGGTCACTGTTCCAGCTCTGGATTGCCTCACCCCTGCCCTACGTGTTCAGTATCGGCGTGTTCAACAGTACCGAAGCGCGCTCGATCCATCTCGCCTTTGCCGTATTTCTCGGTTTTATTGCCTTTCCGGCGTTGCGCCGTTCACCACGTCAGCACATCCCGCTGACCGACTGGCTGCTGGCCCTGGTTGCCAGCTTCTGCGCCGCCTATCTCTATCTGTTCTATCAGCAACTGGCCCAACGCCCCGGCGCACCGACCACCCTTGATGTCGTCGTCGCCCTGACCGGCCTGTTGTTGTTGCTGGAAGCCACCCGGCGCACCCTGGGCCCGCCACTGATGCTGGTTGCCCTGGTATTTCTGTTCTACTCCCTGCTGGGACCGCATATGCCGGGCATTCTGGCCCACCGTGGCGTTGGCTGGGAGTCGCTGGCCAACCACCACTGGCTGACTACCCAGGGCGTGTTCGGTATCGCCCTGGGTGTATCCACCAGTTTCGTATTTCTCTTCGTGCTCTTTGGCGCCCTGCTGGAAAAGGCCGGCGCCGGGAATTATTTCATCAAGGTGGCGTTTTCCCTGCTCGGGCATTATCGCGGCGGCCCGGCCAAAGCGGCCGTCGTAGCCTCCGGCATGACCGGCCTGATCTCCGGTTCCTCGATCGCCAACACGGTCACCACCGGTACCTTCACCATTCCCTTGATGAAGCGGGTCGGCTTCAGTGCGGAAAAGGCCGGTGCGGTCGAGGTGGCCTCCTCGGTCAATGGCCAGATCATGCCCCCGGTGATGGGGGCGGCGGCCTTCCTGATGGTCGAGTTCGTCGGCATCAGTTATGTCGAGGTCATCCGCCATGCCTTCTTGCCGGCGCTGATCTCCTATATCGCGCTGATCTATATCGTCCACCTTGAAGCCCTCAAGGCCGGCATGCAGGGCATTCCCAGCAGCAATCCGCCGCGCCCCCTGATACGCAAACTGATTGGTTTTCTGACCGGCCTGCTGTTGCTGATGGCCTTGTCTTTTGCGGTGTATTACGGCCTGGGTTGGCTCAAACCCTTGCTTGGCGCCCATGCCGGCTGGGTCGTGGCCGCCGCTCTGGCGCTGGCCTATATCGGCTTGTTGCGCCTGGCCGCGCAGGTTCCCGAGCTGACCCTGGACGATCCGAACAGTCCGATTGATGAATTGCCACAAACCCGACCCACAGTATTGGCCGGGTTGCATTTTTTGCTGCCGGTCGTGGTACTGGTCTGGTGCCTGATGGTTGAACGCCTGTCGCCCGGCCTCTCGGCCTTTTGGGCCACGGTATTCATGATAGGTATCATTCTGACCCAGCGGCCACTGACCGCGCTGTTTCGCGGTGACCGGCCATGTCGGGCAGCCGTGCGTCAGGGACTGGATGATTTTTTCCAGGGTCTGGTGACCGGCGCACGCAATATGATCGGCATCGGGATTGCCACGGCAACGGCCGGCATCATCGTCGGCGCCGTCGCCCAGACCGGCATTGGTCTGGTTCTGGCCGAAGTGGTGGAATGGCTGTCCATGGGGCATCTGCTGTTAATGCTGCTGCTCACCGCCATCCTCAGCCTGATCCTCGGTATGGGCCTGCCAACCACGGCCAACTACATTGTCGTCTCGGCCCTGCTTGCCCCGGTCATTGTCACCCTGGGGCAACAGAACGGCTTGCTGGTACCCCTGATAGCCGTGCACCTGTTCGTGTTCTATTTCGGTATCATGGCGGATGTGACGCCACCGGTCGGGCTGGCCTCCTTCGCCGCCTCGGCGGTGTCCGGCGGCGACCCGCTGCGTACCGGTTTTCAGGCCTTCTATTACAGCCTGCGTACCGCTGCCCTGCCCTTCCTGTTTATTTTCAATACCGACCTGTTGCTGATCGATGTCAGTTGGCTACACGGCATAATGATTTTTATCGTTGCCACTGCGGCCATGTTGATTTTCGCGGCGGCCACACAAGGCTGGTTTCTGGTACGCAGCCGCTGGTACGAGAGCCTCCTGCTTCTGCTGGTTGCCTTCACCCTGTTCCGGCCTGGCTACTGGATGGATCTGATTCATGACCCTTATCGTGAAGTGCCACCCAGCGAACTGTCCGCGGTCATGGACCGGATAGATCGTGACAATTACCTGCGGATGGAAATTGCTGGCGTAGATGAATTTGGTGATCCGCTACAGTTCTTTTTGCTGGTCCCCGTCCCCGACGGCAATAGTGGCCCCGAGCGTATGCACAACCTGGGGCTGGAACTGATTGAAGACGATGGCCGCATCATCGTCGACCAGGTGCGCTTCGGCAGCCTGGGGGAAGAATTGGGCTTTGACTGGGACCAGGAAATCGTTCAACTGCTTGCCCCCGTCGATCGCTGGCGCAAGGAATGGATGTGGCTACCCGGTCTGGCACTCCTGGCCCTGGTGGCTGGGCTACAATGGAAACGTCGCCGCCTGACCAGGCAAGGAGATTCTCATGCTCAATCATTTGCTGCTCCCCATTGA
- the pyrC gene encoding dihydroorotase, giving the protein MTDRITLTRPDDWHIHLRDGDLLPHTVRDAARVFSRAIIMPNLVPPVRDGVEADAYKARILAARPQGSGFDPLMVLYLTDQTTPEIIRQAKLQGQAVAAKLYPAGATTNSQSGVTSLDNIQPALEAMADVGMPLLVHGEVTHSDVDIFDREKAFIDRHLVQVVERHRTLRVVFEHITTADAVDFVRQAPERVAATITAHHLLFNRNHMLVGGIRPHYYCLPILKRQRHQQALCDAVVSGSNKFFLGTDSAPHARHAKEAACGCAGCYSAHAAIELYAEVFDQLGALDKLEGFASFHGPDFYQLPRNRDQITLVRDAWMVPGSLPLGEQNVVPLRAGESIHWRVLTA; this is encoded by the coding sequence ATGACTGACCGCATCACCCTGACTCGCCCGGATGACTGGCATATTCACCTGCGCGATGGCGACCTGTTGCCGCATACCGTGCGCGATGCTGCCCGGGTATTTTCCCGCGCCATTATCATGCCGAACCTGGTGCCACCGGTTCGCGATGGTGTCGAAGCGGACGCCTACAAGGCGCGTATTCTGGCCGCACGCCCCCAGGGGTCAGGCTTTGACCCACTGATGGTGCTGTATCTTACCGACCAGACCACCCCCGAGATCATTCGACAGGCCAAATTGCAGGGCCAGGCAGTAGCAGCCAAGCTCTACCCTGCCGGGGCGACCACCAATTCGCAGTCCGGGGTTACCTCGCTGGACAATATCCAGCCGGCGCTGGAAGCCATGGCCGACGTGGGTATGCCGCTGCTGGTGCACGGCGAAGTCACACACAGTGATGTGGACATTTTCGACCGGGAAAAAGCCTTTATCGACCGTCATCTGGTGCAGGTAGTCGAGCGCCATCGGACCCTGCGCGTGGTGTTCGAGCATATTACAACCGCCGACGCCGTGGATTTCGTGCGTCAGGCTCCGGAACGGGTGGCAGCAACCATCACGGCCCACCACCTGCTGTTCAACCGCAACCATATGCTGGTTGGTGGCATCCGCCCGCATTACTATTGCCTGCCGATTCTCAAGCGCCAGCGCCACCAACAGGCACTCTGTGATGCGGTTGTATCCGGCTCGAACAAGTTCTTCCTCGGTACCGATTCGGCACCCCATGCCCGTCACGCCAAGGAAGCCGCCTGCGGCTGTGCCGGCTGCTACAGTGCGCACGCAGCGATCGAGTTGTATGCCGAGGTCTTTGACCAGCTTGGCGCACTGGACAAGCTGGAAGGCTTTGCCAGCTTCCATGGCCCGGACTTCTACCAGCTACCGCGCAACCGCGATCAGATCACCCTGGTCCGCGATGCCTGGATGGTGCCGGGCAGCCTGCCTTTGGGCGAACAAAACGTGGTGCCCTTGCGCGCCGGTGAATCCATCCATTGGCGTGTGCTGACAGCCTGA
- a CDS encoding CmpA/NrtA family ABC transporter substrate-binding protein produces the protein MTDHHQTLPANLAWVDGSDAPEKSLLNIGFMPLTDSASLIVAATQGFGQPYGLSLQLRRQSSWSALRDRLLSGALDAAQGLYGLSYGIHLGLTAQQTPMAVLMGLNQNGQSIQLSQALLDAGVTDGASLARHIRQSPHRLTLAHTFPGGTHAMWLYYWLAAHGIHPLRDVDMQVVPPARMVEHMRAGRIDGFCAGEPWGAQAVSEELGFTVASSQAIWPDHPEKVLTCTQTFVDQYPNTARALIMAVLDASRFIDADAANRESTAQLISGNAFLDTPVATLLPRFQGDYADGRGQRWTDQHALRFFAQGEVNPPYLSDGLWFLTQFRRWGLLKEDPDYLAVAQQVQQLDLYRAAASALDISLPPSPLRESRLFDGSLWNGADPAAYADSFALHARTPSTRPEQD, from the coding sequence ATGACTGATCACCACCAAACCCTACCCGCCAATCTCGCCTGGGTCGACGGCAGCGATGCTCCGGAAAAGAGCCTGCTGAATATCGGCTTTATGCCATTGACCGACTCTGCTTCGCTGATCGTGGCTGCCACTCAGGGTTTTGGCCAGCCCTACGGGCTGAGCCTGCAATTGCGTCGCCAGTCATCCTGGTCAGCTTTGCGCGACCGTTTGCTCAGTGGGGCACTGGATGCTGCTCAGGGTCTCTACGGGTTGTCATATGGGATACATCTGGGGCTGACCGCTCAGCAAACACCCATGGCGGTGCTCATGGGACTCAACCAGAACGGACAGAGCATTCAGCTATCACAGGCCTTGCTGGATGCTGGCGTTACCGATGGTGCCTCACTTGCGCGGCATATCCGGCAATCGCCACACCGGCTGACCCTGGCACATACCTTTCCCGGTGGCACCCACGCCATGTGGCTGTATTACTGGCTGGCAGCACATGGCATTCACCCCCTGCGCGATGTAGACATGCAGGTTGTGCCACCGGCAAGAATGGTCGAGCACATGCGAGCCGGCCGCATCGACGGTTTCTGCGCGGGTGAACCCTGGGGTGCCCAGGCGGTCAGCGAAGAACTAGGCTTTACCGTTGCCAGCAGCCAGGCTATCTGGCCGGATCATCCGGAAAAGGTGCTTACCTGCACGCAGACTTTCGTCGACCAGTATCCGAACACAGCCCGCGCCCTGATCATGGCCGTTCTGGATGCCAGCCGTTTTATCGATGCCGATGCCGCCAACCGCGAGAGCACAGCGCAATTGATCAGCGGCAATGCGTTTCTGGACACACCGGTAGCCACCTTGCTGCCGCGATTCCAGGGTGATTATGCCGATGGGCGTGGTCAACGATGGACTGATCAACATGCGTTGCGGTTTTTTGCTCAGGGCGAGGTCAACCCGCCCTACCTGTCAGATGGGCTGTGGTTCCTTACCCAGTTCCGCCGTTGGGGCTTGCTCAAGGAGGATCCGGACTACCTGGCTGTTGCGCAACAGGTACAGCAATTGGATCTTTACCGTGCAGCGGCCAGCGCACTGGATATATCCCTGCCCCCCAGCCCCCTGCGCGAAAGCCGGTTGTTCGATGGCAGCCTCTGGAATGGAGCGGACCCGGCCGCCTATGCCGACAGCTTTGCCCTGCATGCTCGCACCCCGTCGACCAGACCGGAGCAGGATTAA